In Shewanella sp. VB17, a single genomic region encodes these proteins:
- a CDS encoding SycD/LcrH family type III secretion system chaperone: protein MKKQEFEILEHFLQRGGSLRMLTDVEQGDLNTLYQYALQLMACRDHQGAKRLFYLLMRIDHWNYDYCFSLGICCQQLHEHEEAIFCLGRAGMIQVDNPLPAYHAGLSYLALGNKEYAKKSFNASLRWCQGHAESDDIAASAQQGLAALTKEPAHVN, encoded by the coding sequence ATGAAAAAACAAGAATTTGAAATACTTGAACATTTTCTTCAGCGAGGCGGATCTCTACGAATGTTGACTGATGTGGAGCAAGGTGATCTTAACACCTTGTATCAATATGCGTTGCAATTGATGGCGTGTCGAGATCACCAAGGAGCTAAACGGCTCTTCTATCTTTTGATGCGGATTGATCACTGGAACTACGACTATTGTTTTTCACTCGGGATATGTTGTCAGCAATTGCATGAACACGAAGAAGCTATTTTTTGTTTAGGCCGTGCGGGAATGATTCAGGTTGATAATCCTTTACCCGCTTACCATGCCGGTTTGAGTTATCTGGCATTGGGTAACAAGGAGTATGCAAAGAAAAGCTTTAATGCCAGCTTACGTTGGTGTCAGGGTCATGCTGAAAGTGATGATATTGCTGCGAGTGCGCAGCAAGGATTAGCGGCATTGACGAAGGAGCCTGCTCATGTCAATTAA
- a CDS encoding type III secretion system translocon protein: MSINSVAERGTESLNATYGAACAQDVAKAILPDWSRPVTLRQTQHTAHHQGPVTMKEAEKALQRILTPFFEDKTSKGSGKQFETGSLTSLEKASMDAMVLMAANLSISTFADTANSSMKANKIMTDTQEFLRDKKVKEYQEQLSKAVEQSDKAQKGGVFGAVFDWIVGAVEAIYGAIKLVEGALRFAAGDVVGGGMEIASGAAYLSAGVAGMVKAAAETAILCGADKAKCQSVIDVASKVQLGCEMVGMALDIFQAGRAISATRSIAKGTETVMKEAAPQLVDGISKGSSEAVSGVAKEVGKQVAEQVSDQVIANLGKGLKEAAEQGGRKLASGLMDAFSKQAIEQLVTRSVEEVGKQAIKKGVEVTAQEITKQVVKEVSHEVIKTAIKACVVTSLDVVRATAGAGSMITAGSIAVEKAKLQKEIEELILKQNFVEFCYDWYDKAKEQQMKSVKDLIDKQGNSLEGASKAISQTGAIQARIAGSTV; the protein is encoded by the coding sequence ATGTCAATTAACAGTGTTGCAGAAAGGGGGACCGAATCCCTGAACGCTACTTATGGTGCTGCGTGTGCTCAAGATGTGGCGAAAGCCATTTTACCTGATTGGTCTAGACCTGTGACATTAAGGCAAACCCAGCATACCGCGCATCATCAGGGACCTGTCACTATGAAGGAGGCGGAAAAGGCATTACAACGTATTTTAACGCCTTTTTTTGAGGATAAAACCAGTAAAGGCAGCGGTAAACAGTTTGAGACGGGTTCACTTACATCGCTGGAAAAAGCGTCCATGGATGCCATGGTGTTGATGGCGGCAAACTTGAGTATATCGACCTTCGCTGACACGGCTAATTCGTCCATGAAAGCCAACAAGATTATGACCGATACCCAAGAATTTCTTCGTGATAAAAAAGTGAAGGAATATCAGGAGCAGCTTTCGAAGGCGGTAGAACAGTCTGATAAGGCGCAGAAGGGGGGAGTTTTTGGGGCCGTTTTTGATTGGATTGTGGGGGCTGTTGAAGCCATTTATGGTGCGATAAAGCTCGTCGAAGGTGCGCTGCGTTTTGCTGCTGGTGATGTGGTTGGTGGGGGAATGGAGATTGCCAGTGGTGCGGCTTACCTGTCAGCAGGTGTGGCAGGTATGGTCAAGGCGGCGGCAGAAACGGCTATTTTATGTGGTGCAGATAAGGCGAAATGTCAAAGCGTTATCGATGTTGCCAGTAAGGTGCAATTGGGCTGTGAAATGGTGGGGATGGCACTTGATATTTTCCAAGCGGGTCGGGCAATTTCGGCGACACGTTCGATTGCTAAAGGCACCGAAACCGTGATGAAAGAAGCGGCACCCCAGTTGGTTGATGGGATCAGTAAAGGTTCTAGCGAGGCGGTGAGTGGTGTTGCCAAAGAGGTGGGTAAACAAGTTGCCGAGCAGGTAAGCGATCAAGTGATAGCCAATTTAGGTAAAGGGCTTAAGGAAGCGGCAGAACAAGGCGGGCGCAAACTCGCCAGTGGTCTAATGGACGCCTTTAGTAAGCAAGCTATCGAGCAGCTGGTGACTCGCTCAGTTGAAGAAGTCGGCAAGCAAGCGATTAAAAAAGGAGTCGAGGTCACAGCCCAAGAGATCACTAAGCAAGTGGTAAAAGAGGTCAGTCACGAGGTGATTAAGACCGCCATTAAGGCTTGTGTCGTGACTTCTTTGGATGTCGTACGTGCCACCGCGGGCGCTGGCAGTATGATCACAGCAGGTAGCATAGCAGTAGAAAAAGCGAAGTTGCAGAAGGAGATTGAGGAATTGATTTTGAAACAGAACTTTGTCGAATTTTGTTATGACTGGTATGACAAAGCCAAAGAGCAGCAGATGAAGTCGGTAAAGGACCTAATTGATAAGCAGGGTAATAGTTTAGAGGGTGCCAGTAAAGCGATAAGTCAAACTGGCGCAATACAGGCAAGAATTGCAGGTTCAACAGTATAA